One Epinephelus fuscoguttatus linkage group LG10, E.fuscoguttatus.final_Chr_v1 genomic window carries:
- the LOC125895574 gene encoding serine/threonine-protein kinase prpf4B-like isoform X2: MTELTVNSFLGGATESEESVTAAGKDETSLTEALENTLDISQDVKLTESAASEETDSGEKPLQEDRQQDGQRDRQQDGQRDRQQGGQRGGQQDGGNDRQQHGGNDRQQDGGNDRQQDGGNDRQQDRGNDRQQDGGNDRQHDGETASPPVAESSSAESKWVVGAKCQAVWLEDGRVYPATLVSVDGERCRVRFSGYGNQQDMDLSALRGPEAVVQTQRQNSQEWKPGSRCRAVYSEDGLVYPAVVLWVKGQRCCVRFNDYNNEEEQDVSSLLSPDELHGPSRASAAKGSNWKSSVTSSNVEWKRSRREERQQGERGGEKRREENHVGDRGGEVKEKLSSKVEKEAEEKKTGNQQTDGAEKLANHSFCFFPPFPPPPQSGSGGPVSFIPPPPPPLWTFAGRDSSGSTGVDASSSMLMLWYMCGFHTGSYMAQQVFKSSSKD; this comes from the exons ATGACTGAACTGACGGTAAACAGTTTTCTCGGCGGAGCTACGGAGTCG GAGGAGTCCGTCACAGCGGCCGGTAAAGACGAAACTTCCCTCACAGAAGCTTTGGAAAACACTCTGGACATTTCACAG GATGTTAAACTGACAGAATCTGCAGCCTCAGAGGAGACCGACAGCGGAGAGAAGCCGCTGcaggaagacagacagcaggacggacagagagacagacagcaggacggacagagagacagacagcagggcGGACAGAGAGGCGGACAGCAGGATGGAGGGaatgacagacagcagcatgGAGGGAATGACAGACAGCAGGATGGAGGGAATGACAGACAGCAGGATGGAGGGAATGACAGACAGCAGGACAGAGGGAATGACAGACAGCAGGACGGAGGGAATGACAGACAGCATGATGGAGAGACTGCCTCTCCACCTGTAGCTGAGTCCTCCAGTGCAGAGTCAAAG TGGGTGGTGGGTGCTAAGTGCCAGGCGGTGTGGTTAGAGGACGGGCGGGTGTACCCGGCAACTCTGGTGTCTGTGGACGGAGAGCGCTGCAGAGTTCGTTTCAGTGGCTACGGCAACCAGCAGGACATGGATCTGAGCGCGCTCAGAGGTCCAGAAGCTGTTgtgcaaacacagagacaaaactcTCAG gaGTGGAAACCTGGTTCTCGCTGTCGAGCCGTGTACTCAGAGGATGGTCTGGTTTATCCGGCTGTCGTTCtgtgggtcaaaggtcagcgcTGCTGCGTTCGCTTCAATGACTACAACAACGAGGAGGAACAGGACGTCAGCAGCCTGCTGAGCCCCGATGAGCTCCATGGACCCAGCAGAGCCTCCGCAGCTAAG GGCAGCAACTGGAAGTCCAGTGTAACCAGCAGTAACGTGGAGtggaagaggagcagaagagaggagaggcagcagggggagagaggaggagagaagaggagagaggagaaccATGTgggggacagaggaggagag GTGAAAGAGAAACTCAGCAGTAAAGTGGAGAAAGAAGCCGAAGAGAAGAAGACAGGAAACCAGCAGACAGATGGAGCGGAGAAACTGGCCAATCACAGCTTCTGTTTCTTCCCTccgtttcctcctcctcctcagtcgGGCTCAGGG GGCCCTGTGTCcttcatccctcctcctcctcctcctctctggacGTTTGCTGGGAGAGATTCAAGCGGCTCTACTGGCGTTGACGCCTCCTCCAGCATGTTGATGCTGTGGTACATGTGTGGCTTCCACACCGGCAGCTACATG GCTCAGCAGGTGTTCAAGTCGAGCTCCAAGGACTGA
- the LOC125895574 gene encoding uncharacterized protein LOC125895574 isoform X1, whose amino-acid sequence MTELTVNSFLGGATESEESVTAAGKDETSLTEALENTLDISQDVKLTESAASEETDSGEKPLQEDRQQDGQRDRQQDGQRDRQQGGQRGGQQDGGNDRQQHGGNDRQQDGGNDRQQDGGNDRQQDRGNDRQQDGGNDRQHDGETASPPVAESSSAESKWVVGAKCQAVWLEDGRVYPATLVSVDGERCRVRFSGYGNQQDMDLSALRGPEAVVQTQRQNSQEWKPGSRCRAVYSEDGLVYPAVVLWVKGQRCCVRFNDYNNEEEQDVSSLLSPDELHGPSRASAAKGSNWKSSVTSSNVEWKRSRREERQQGERGGEKRREENHVGDRGGEQVKEKLSSKVEKEAEEKKTGNQQTDGAEKLANHSFCFFPPFPPPPQSGSGGPVSFIPPPPPPLWTFAGRDSSGSTGVDASSSMLMLWYMCGFHTGSYMAQQVFKSSSKD is encoded by the exons ATGACTGAACTGACGGTAAACAGTTTTCTCGGCGGAGCTACGGAGTCG GAGGAGTCCGTCACAGCGGCCGGTAAAGACGAAACTTCCCTCACAGAAGCTTTGGAAAACACTCTGGACATTTCACAG GATGTTAAACTGACAGAATCTGCAGCCTCAGAGGAGACCGACAGCGGAGAGAAGCCGCTGcaggaagacagacagcaggacggacagagagacagacagcaggacggacagagagacagacagcagggcGGACAGAGAGGCGGACAGCAGGATGGAGGGaatgacagacagcagcatgGAGGGAATGACAGACAGCAGGATGGAGGGAATGACAGACAGCAGGATGGAGGGAATGACAGACAGCAGGACAGAGGGAATGACAGACAGCAGGACGGAGGGAATGACAGACAGCATGATGGAGAGACTGCCTCTCCACCTGTAGCTGAGTCCTCCAGTGCAGAGTCAAAG TGGGTGGTGGGTGCTAAGTGCCAGGCGGTGTGGTTAGAGGACGGGCGGGTGTACCCGGCAACTCTGGTGTCTGTGGACGGAGAGCGCTGCAGAGTTCGTTTCAGTGGCTACGGCAACCAGCAGGACATGGATCTGAGCGCGCTCAGAGGTCCAGAAGCTGTTgtgcaaacacagagacaaaactcTCAG gaGTGGAAACCTGGTTCTCGCTGTCGAGCCGTGTACTCAGAGGATGGTCTGGTTTATCCGGCTGTCGTTCtgtgggtcaaaggtcagcgcTGCTGCGTTCGCTTCAATGACTACAACAACGAGGAGGAACAGGACGTCAGCAGCCTGCTGAGCCCCGATGAGCTCCATGGACCCAGCAGAGCCTCCGCAGCTAAG GGCAGCAACTGGAAGTCCAGTGTAACCAGCAGTAACGTGGAGtggaagaggagcagaagagaggagaggcagcagggggagagaggaggagagaagaggagagaggagaaccATGTgggggacagaggaggagag CAGGTGAAAGAGAAACTCAGCAGTAAAGTGGAGAAAGAAGCCGAAGAGAAGAAGACAGGAAACCAGCAGACAGATGGAGCGGAGAAACTGGCCAATCACAGCTTCTGTTTCTTCCCTccgtttcctcctcctcctcagtcgGGCTCAGGG GGCCCTGTGTCcttcatccctcctcctcctcctcctctctggacGTTTGCTGGGAGAGATTCAAGCGGCTCTACTGGCGTTGACGCCTCCTCCAGCATGTTGATGCTGTGGTACATGTGTGGCTTCCACACCGGCAGCTACATG GCTCAGCAGGTGTTCAAGTCGAGCTCCAAGGACTGA
- the LOC125895581 gene encoding cocaine- and amphetamine-regulated transcript protein-like isoform X2: protein MLSGRMLLLSASCWLLVVLGSSEELIEERSPGDTAIKTQEEEELIEALQEVLEKLKNKQLPSSEKKLGWVPACDAGEQCAVRKGSRIGRLCGCPGGTVCNFTVLKCL, encoded by the exons ATGCTCAGTGGCAGGATGCTGCTCCTCAGCGCCTCCTGCTGGCTGCTGGTTGTTTTGGGGAGCAGCGAGGAGCTGATAGAGGAGCGATCACCTGGAGACACTGCCATCAAGAcacaagaagaggaggaactg ATCGAAGCTCTGCAGGAAGTTCTGGAGAAGTTAAAGAACAAACAGCTGCCATCGTCAGAGAAGAAGCTCGGCTGGGTTCCTGCT tgtgatgCAGGTGAGCAGTGTGCGGTGCGTAAAGGTTCGAGGATTGGGAGGTTGTGCGGATGTCCCGGAGGAACCGTCTGTAACTTCACTGTCCTCAAGTGCCTGTAG
- the LOC125895581 gene encoding cocaine- and amphetamine-regulated transcript protein-like isoform X1, with product MPQTETQHPEASLSVPQRPARSESISAMLSGRMLLLSASCWLLVVLGSSEELIEERSPGDTAIKTQEEEELIEALQEVLEKLKNKQLPSSEKKLGWVPACDAGEQCAVRKGSRIGRLCGCPGGTVCNFTVLKCL from the exons ATGCCTCAGACTGAGACTCAGCATCCAGAGGCGTCTCTCAGTGTCCCTCAGCGTCCCGCACGGTCCGAGTCCATCAGCGCCATGCTCAGTGGCAGGATGCTGCTCCTCAGCGCCTCCTGCTGGCTGCTGGTTGTTTTGGGGAGCAGCGAGGAGCTGATAGAGGAGCGATCACCTGGAGACACTGCCATCAAGAcacaagaagaggaggaactg ATCGAAGCTCTGCAGGAAGTTCTGGAGAAGTTAAAGAACAAACAGCTGCCATCGTCAGAGAAGAAGCTCGGCTGGGTTCCTGCT tgtgatgCAGGTGAGCAGTGTGCGGTGCGTAAAGGTTCGAGGATTGGGAGGTTGTGCGGATGTCCCGGAGGAACCGTCTGTAACTTCACTGTCCTCAAGTGCCTGTAG
- the fam174c gene encoding protein FAM174C: MTFYRLLSAALVPICWLFVSAAEDVTSAAPGSTAAIKPAVTNSSGLNSTHSGGGEKGAGGPSDGFDVDSSMIQRALYVLIGITMIGVLYFLIRAVRLKRPTYKKKYGLLSNYDDSVEMDAVESDEDETLYEARSLRR, from the exons ATGACTTTTTACAGACTTCTCTCGGCGGCTCTTGTACCGATCTGTTGGCTGTTCGTGTCCGCGGCGGAGGATGTGACTTCAGCGGCCCCCGGCAGCACCGCGGCGATCAAACCCGCCGTGACGAACTCCAGCGGGCTGAACTCCACACACAGCGGCGGCGGCGAGAAGGGTGCCGGAGGGCCGTCTGACGGGTTCGATGTGGACAGCTCGATGATCCAGAGGGCCCTGTACGTCCTCATCGGCATCACCATGATCGGAGTTCTCTACTTCCTGATCCGAGCCGTGAG GCTGAAGCGACCCACCTACAAGAAGAAGTACGGCCTGCTGTCCAACTACGACGACTCCGTGGAGATGGATGCGGTGGAAAGCGATGAGGACGAAACGCTTTACGAAGCTCGCAGCCTCcgcag aTGA
- the LOC125895574 gene encoding survival motor neuron protein-like isoform X3 codes for MTELTVNSFLGGATESEESVTAAGKDETSLTEALENTLDISQWVVGAKCQAVWLEDGRVYPATLVSVDGERCRVRFSGYGNQQDMDLSALRGPEAVVQTQRQNSQEWKPGSRCRAVYSEDGLVYPAVVLWVKGQRCCVRFNDYNNEEEQDVSSLLSPDELHGPSRASAAKGSNWKSSVTSSNVEWKRSRREERQQGERGGEKRREENHVGDRGGEQVKEKLSSKVEKEAEEKKTGNQQTDGAEKLANHSFCFFPPFPPPPQSGSGGPVSFIPPPPPPLWTFAGRDSSGSTGVDASSSMLMLWYMCGFHTGSYMAQQVFKSSSKD; via the exons ATGACTGAACTGACGGTAAACAGTTTTCTCGGCGGAGCTACGGAGTCG GAGGAGTCCGTCACAGCGGCCGGTAAAGACGAAACTTCCCTCACAGAAGCTTTGGAAAACACTCTGGACATTTCACAG TGGGTGGTGGGTGCTAAGTGCCAGGCGGTGTGGTTAGAGGACGGGCGGGTGTACCCGGCAACTCTGGTGTCTGTGGACGGAGAGCGCTGCAGAGTTCGTTTCAGTGGCTACGGCAACCAGCAGGACATGGATCTGAGCGCGCTCAGAGGTCCAGAAGCTGTTgtgcaaacacagagacaaaactcTCAG gaGTGGAAACCTGGTTCTCGCTGTCGAGCCGTGTACTCAGAGGATGGTCTGGTTTATCCGGCTGTCGTTCtgtgggtcaaaggtcagcgcTGCTGCGTTCGCTTCAATGACTACAACAACGAGGAGGAACAGGACGTCAGCAGCCTGCTGAGCCCCGATGAGCTCCATGGACCCAGCAGAGCCTCCGCAGCTAAG GGCAGCAACTGGAAGTCCAGTGTAACCAGCAGTAACGTGGAGtggaagaggagcagaagagaggagaggcagcagggggagagaggaggagagaagaggagagaggagaaccATGTgggggacagaggaggagag CAGGTGAAAGAGAAACTCAGCAGTAAAGTGGAGAAAGAAGCCGAAGAGAAGAAGACAGGAAACCAGCAGACAGATGGAGCGGAGAAACTGGCCAATCACAGCTTCTGTTTCTTCCCTccgtttcctcctcctcctcagtcgGGCTCAGGG GGCCCTGTGTCcttcatccctcctcctcctcctcctctctggacGTTTGCTGGGAGAGATTCAAGCGGCTCTACTGGCGTTGACGCCTCCTCCAGCATGTTGATGCTGTGGTACATGTGTGGCTTCCACACCGGCAGCTACATG GCTCAGCAGGTGTTCAAGTCGAGCTCCAAGGACTGA